A genome region from Anopheles stephensi strain Indian chromosome 2, UCI_ANSTEP_V1.0, whole genome shotgun sequence includes the following:
- the LOC118506304 gene encoding chromosome-associated kinesin KIF4-like, whose amino-acid sequence MHSGSVPDTVQVAVRIRPLSSLELASGHHNVIVQPNPAEPRLVARGAEEFTFTEVFGPTVSQAEVYDRSVRGIVLKLLQGFNVSILAYGQTGSGKTYTIGTSFDGRITNHSGILPRALLDIFDAVNAPTDGDAGCSSYRVFCSFMELYQEHVYDLLSHRNRYERLLGIREDAEGVIVPGLTELAVSSAEETFGWLMHGANSRATAPTRMNKESNRSHTIFTVIIRSRRKANAATGGEHVMISKLHFVDLAGSERAKKSRASGDRLRESIQINKGLLALGNVISALASSSGTSPSKSARSTFVSYRDSKLTRLLQNSLGGNSITLMLACVSPADYNIEETISTLRYADRALSIRNKPARTPPAPMSQSSSVAELERLSKTVSELRTENDQLRRRIAAELKPAIEAGLAGGKNGTGRHLATQNRLLHGQLQSSIEESTRNELRASIAENALGRLEPLVLHELRTEYDDLAGTALTPLSGDELRAKCEEILLRYRTEYEALRQRPTAQHRSTLD is encoded by the coding sequence ATGCATTCCGGTTCCGTGCCTGACACCGTGCAGGTTGCCGTGCGCATCAGGCCGCTATCATCGCTGGAGCTGGCCAGCGGCCACCATAACGTGATCGTACAGCCGAACCCTGCCGAACCACGGCTCGTTGCGCGCGGTGCCGAAGAGTTTACGTTTACGGAAGTGTTCGGGCCGACCGTGTCGCAGGCGGAAGTGTACGATCGTTCGGTGCGCGGGATCGTGCTTAAGCTGCTGCAAGGCTTCAACGTGTCCATATTGGCGTACGGCCAGACGGGATCGGGCAAAACGTACACGATCGGAACATCGTTCGATGGGCGGATAACGAACCACAGTGGAATATTGCCCCGTGCGCTGCTGGACATCTTTGATGCGGTGAATGCGCCGACGGATGGTGATGCGGGCTGCTCGAGCTACCGCGTGTTCTGTTCGTTTATGGAGCTGTATCAGGAGCACGTGTACGATCTGCTTTCGCACCGGAATCGATACGAGCGGCTGTTGGGCATACGGGAAGATGCTGAAGGTGTCATCGTACCGGGACTGACCGAGCTGGCCGTCTCGAGTGCAGAGGAAACGTTCGGATGGTTAATGCACGGGGCGAACAGCCGTGCCACGGCACCAACCCGCATGAACAAGGAATCGAACCGAAGTCACACCATATTCACGGTCATTATCCGTTCACGGCGAAAGGCGAACGCGGCGACGGGTGGTGAGCACGTGATGATATCGAAGCTCCATTTTGTCGATCTTGCCGGCTCGGAACGGGCCAAGAAATCGCGGGCCAGCGGTGACCGGTTGCGGGAAAGCATCCAGATCAACAAGGGACTGCTGGCACTCGGGAACGTCATCTCGGCGCTAGCATCCTCCAGCGGAACGTCACCTTCCAAGTCAGCCCGCAGCACGTTCGTGTCGTACCGTGATTCGAAGCTAACGCGGCTCCTGCAAAACTCACTCGGTGGAAATTCAATCACGCTGATGCTGGCCTGCGTTTCACCCGCCGATTACAACATTGAGGAAACAATCAGCACTCTGCGGTACGCTGATCGAGCACTATCGATTCGCAACAAACCCGCTCGAACACCGCCGGCACCGATGAGCCAGTCGAGCAGCGTTGCCGAACTGGAACGTTTGtccaaaacggtttcggagCTTCGTACCGAGAACGATCAGCTGAGACGCCGCATTGCCGCCGAACTGAAGCCAGCGATCGAGGCCGGTTTGGCCGGTGGAAAGAACGGCACCGGACGCCATCTTGCCACCCAGAATCGTTTACTGCACGGTCAGCTACAGTCATCGATCGAAGAGTCGACCCGCAACGAGCTCCGTGCGTCGATCGCCGAGAATGCGCTCGGCCGGTTGGAACCGCTGGTGTTGCACGAATTGCGCACGGAATATGACGATCTCGCCGGCACGGCCCTGACGCCCCTGTCCGGCGATGAGCTGCGAGCGAAATGTGAGGAAATACTGCTACGATACCGCACCGAGTACGAAGCGCTCCGGCAGCGTCCAACGGCACAACATCGTTCCACCCTCGATTAG